The following are encoded in a window of Deinococcus fonticola genomic DNA:
- a CDS encoding HU family DNA-binding protein, translating to MAKANKSAAKKPAARATASQKVAKTQLIEMVADKSSLNKKQAGEAVATVLDTIVEALRSGKSVGMPGLGTLSVTNTAARQGVRPGTSERITIPAGKKVRFKVATTLKGNL from the coding sequence ATGGCCAAAGCCAACAAATCTGCTGCCAAGAAGCCCGCTGCCAGAGCCACCGCAAGCCAAAAGGTCGCCAAGACCCAACTGATCGAGATGGTGGCAGACAAATCCAGCCTGAACAAGAAGCAGGCCGGCGAAGCGGTCGCCACTGTGCTGGACACCATCGTGGAGGCGCTGCGCAGTGGCAAGAGCGTGGGCATGCCCGGCCTGGGCACCCTGAGCGTCACCAACACCGCCGCCCGTCAGGGTGTTCGGCCTGGCACCAGCGAACGCATCACCATTCCCGCCGGGAAGAAGGTGCGCTTCAAGGTGGCCACCACCCTCAAAGGCAACCTGTAA